A genomic window from Chaetodon trifascialis isolate fChaTrf1 chromosome 22, fChaTrf1.hap1, whole genome shotgun sequence includes:
- the guca1aa gene encoding guanylyl cyclase-activating protein 1: protein MGNSTGTTVDDLQAVEMHLWYKKFMTECPSGQLTLHEFKQFFGLRGLDPEANAYIEQMFRTFDMNKDGYIDFMEYVAALSLVMRGKMEHKLRWYFRLYDVDGNGCIDRHELLNIIKAIRAINGNENQDVSAEDFTNRVFDRIDINGDGELSLEEFVAGARSDEDFMEVMIKSLDLTHIVAMIHNRRHSV from the exons ATGGGCAACTCAACAGGAACCACCGTGGACGACCTGCAGGCGGTGGAGATGCACCTCTGGTACAAGAAGTTCATGACGGAGTGCCCCTCGGGTCAGCTCACCCTGCATGAGTTCAAGCAGTTCTTCGGACTGCGAGGGCTGGACCCCGAGGCCAACGCCTACATCGAGCAGATGTTCCGCACGTTCGACATGAACAAG GACGGCTACATAGACTTCATGGAGTATGTGGCCGCTCTCAGTCTGGTGATGCGAGGGAAGATGGAGCACAAGCTGCGCTGGTATTTCAGACTTTATGATGTGGATGGCAACGGCTGCATTGACCGACACGAGCTCCTCAACATCATAAAG GCCATCCGTGCAATCAACGGCAATGAAAACCAGGACGTAAGCGCCGAGGATTTCACTAACCGCGTGTTTGACAGGATTGATATAAATGGAGATG GCGAGCTTTCCTTGGAGGAGTTCGTGGCCGGCGCTCGCAGCGATGAGGATTTCATGGAGGTGATGATAAAAAGTCTGGACCTCACCCACATTGTGGCCATGATCCACAACAGGAGGCACAGCGTTTAG